The window AGAGTTGCAGCTGAGTTACGCCGGGTACCGCATGTTCCGCGGTGTGAATGCGCCGACCGTGCCGAGCTCATTTTTGAATGAACTGCCGAAGGAAGAGATGCAGCGGCAGTTGCCGAGTAGTTCGTTACGCAGAGCCTGGCAGGATCCCGAATCGCAGTTGCCCGACGATGACGATTTTGCCGCCGAGTTGCCGCCTGATGAACTGCCGACGCCAAAGTCGAAAACGCGAATCGATCCCGAGGAGGATTTTTCGCAGATCGAACCGCCGGCTGCCAAGAAGAAGGTGCTCGATAAGCGGTTCTCGCTGATGAGCGGCGCCGATCTTCTTTCGCAGCAAGCCGACACTGGCCCCCGTTTTGCACCACATCTGTTCAAGCACGGCATGAGCGTGTTGCACCCTGAGCACGGCCTGGGCACGATCGTGGCGTTGGGCGGCGAAGGACCAAAACGAACGGTCACCGTTCACTTCGAAAAGGAAGGCCGCGAACGGCGGTTCTTTTTGATTCACGCCAAATTGGAACCGGTGGAGATGGATTCATAGATTTGAGCATTGAAAACATCACCCGGTGAATTGTTCGCGCCGAATGCGGATACTAAAGCAGCGACACATTTTTCACTGACAACGAGAGCAGACATCATGAAGGCCTTAATCACTGGCGCGACCGGCTTTGTCGGTAAGCGTTTGCTGCATCGTTTGAACGAACCCGCCGTAGTCCTCTCGCGTAACGCGGCGAAAGCGGAGAAGACGCTGTCGGCGTTCAAGGTGAAGGCGTTTAACTGGGACGCTGAAAATCAACCCGCGCCGGCTGAAGCATTCGATGGCGTGGACGCGGTTTTTCACCTAGCTGGCGATCCGGTTGCCGAAGGGCGCTGGACGGAAGAGAAAAAACGTCGCATGCGGGCCAGTCGCGTCGAGGGAACTCGGAACCTGGTGAATACGCTCGCTCAGTTGCCGAAAAAACCGCGAGTACTCGTAAGCGCGTCGGCAGTCGGCTACTACGGCGACCGTGGCGACGAAGTCCTTACCGAAGATGCCGATCCACGCGATGATCTGCTCGCCGAAGTGTGTGTTGCCTGGGAGCGCGAGTCGCACGCGGCCCGCCACGCCGGCATTCGCGTCGTCAACCCGCGCATCGGGATCGTACTCGGTGAAAAAGGGGGCGCGATCAGCAAAATGCTCACGCCGTTCAAATTCGGCGTCGGCAGCCCGCTCGGCACGGGCAAGCAATACATGCCCTGGATTCACATCAACGATCTCGTCAGCTTGATGCTATTTGCTGCCGAGCGCGATTCCATCAGCGGTCCGCTGAATGGAACGGCGCCAAATCCGGTGACCAACTATGAATTCACCAAGACGCTCGGCCGCGTTTTGAACCGGCCGACGTTCATGCCAGCGCCGCCCAACTTCATGCTGAAGTTGCTCATTGGCGAGTTTGCCAACGTGCTGCTGGCTTCGCAAAACGCCGTGCCGAAGCGGCCGCTCGACGCCGGGTTTCAATTTCAATAT is drawn from Anatilimnocola floriformis and contains these coding sequences:
- a CDS encoding TIGR01777 family oxidoreductase — protein: MKALITGATGFVGKRLLHRLNEPAVVLSRNAAKAEKTLSAFKVKAFNWDAENQPAPAEAFDGVDAVFHLAGDPVAEGRWTEEKKRRMRASRVEGTRNLVNTLAQLPKKPRVLVSASAVGYYGDRGDEVLTEDADPRDDLLAEVCVAWERESHAARHAGIRVVNPRIGIVLGEKGGAISKMLTPFKFGVGSPLGTGKQYMPWIHINDLVSLMLFAAERDSISGPLNGTAPNPVTNYEFTKTLGRVLNRPTFMPAPPNFMLKLLIGEFANVLLASQNAVPKRPLDAGFQFQYPTLEPALREILN